In the genome of Rhodoferax sp. BAB1, one region contains:
- a CDS encoding type IIL restriction-modification enzyme MmeI, which produces MPDHALAVVAREDECTFGILQSRFHRVWSLRLGTSLEDRPRYTPTTCFETFPFPIGLTPADTSNQETETAEGATIPVGLRPSIKTKAIRVARAANRLYELRERWINPREWTIAVPEGVPIGMTASPYPDRIVDRPGLSAEDSKELSRRTMTNLYNTFPDWLRSVHEELDQAVAACYGFEYDPSHSDEHVLTALLRENKSRSLSSKRGGDSLPAEGGGRRFRMN; this is translated from the coding sequence TTGCCTGATCATGCACTAGCTGTTGTAGCCAGAGAAGACGAATGCACCTTCGGAATACTACAGTCTCGATTTCACCGTGTCTGGTCTCTTAGGCTTGGTACCTCTCTCGAGGATCGCCCCAGATATACGCCAACGACGTGCTTTGAGACATTTCCGTTTCCTATTGGTCTCACACCTGCAGACACCTCAAATCAGGAGACGGAGACTGCCGAAGGAGCCACTATTCCTGTTGGACTGCGTCCCTCCATCAAGACTAAAGCTATACGTGTTGCCCGGGCTGCCAATCGCCTTTACGAGCTCCGGGAGCGATGGATTAACCCGCGGGAATGGACCATCGCGGTTCCCGAGGGCGTCCCTATCGGGATGACCGCTTCACCTTATCCCGACAGAATCGTTGATCGCCCAGGACTCTCTGCGGAAGATTCAAAAGAATTGAGTCGGCGTACGATGACAAATCTTTACAACACATTCCCTGACTGGTTGCGATCAGTGCATGAGGAGTTAGATCAAGCAGTCGCGGCATGCTATGGCTTCGAGTATGACCCATCGCATTCCGATGAACACGTCCTAACGGCTTTACTTCGAGAGAATAAATCTCGTAGCTTGTCGTCAAAACGGGGGGGCGATTCGCTTCCGGCGGAAGGAGGGGGACGCAGATTTCGTATGAATTGA
- a CDS encoding LAGLIDADG family homing endonuclease, whose protein sequence is MSDTTHPTPALQALAPQSISEEVLLEKYAKGDEQSILQVNQRVAHALAQVEAPEQRQHWEGRFLHALQQGFLPAGRIQSAAGTDLTATLINCFVQPVGDSISHDDEGHPGIYVALMEAAETMRRGGGVGYDFSRIRPRGAWVGSTQSSASGPVSYMRVYDRSCETVESAGSRRGAQMGVLRCDHPDIEEFIHAKDSGDLKNFNISVGVTDAFMQAVVNDGEFELVHRAEAGMAQKEAGAYFERERSLWIYRKIRARDLWEQVMRSTYDHAEPGVLFVDTINRDNNLSYCESIASTNPCVTDDTWVMTSQGARQVRELIGTPFDAIVDGKPYRSESAGFFATGTKPVLQLRTSEGHTLRLTADHPVRKVTQRTRYQTHSDWCKAGELRPGDEIVLNNHRSLEGWEGHGTRQEGYLLGLLIGDGRLGATKAVLSVWAPELKVVGSDTRVENHSASGIMAAAAQAISTLPHRADFRGWQRPIESRGECRMASAALRDLAFAMGATPGHKTITPQMETGSSEFCAALLRGLFDADGSVQGTQDKGVSVRLSQSDLPLLETAQRMLLRLGINSTLYRERRPAGITLMPDGKSGQREYPQQASHELVISGDNLTVYAERIGFADTAKSERLSTLLGSYKRQLNRERFVATVESLENDGTEPVFDVTIADLHAFDANGLYVHNCAEQPLPPYGCCCLGSIDLTRFVRDPFDDKVHFDFTGFADLCRTATRMLDNVLDVTVWPLPQQEQEMRNKRRVGLGFTGLGDALVMLGLRYDSQPAREMARRISETMRDAAYDASSELARERGAFPLFNADLYLSSPRFASRLPTALKDKIRKQGLRNSHLLSIAPTGTISLAFADNASNGIEPAFSWHYTRKKRMPDGSLKEYAVEDHAWRLYRHLKGEAAPLSPAFVTALEMSAQDHAAMVAAVAPCIDTAISKTVNVPADYPYADFQDLYLQAWKAGLKGLATYRPNSVLGSVLSVTPTAAPLQLDDANRRLALERLPAPVLSSLRWPGRPELPGGNLAWSFMVHHPYGEFALFVGELPGEEGGPPQPFEVWVNGAEQPRGLGALAKTLSMDLRANDPAWLRLKLDALATVAEERSFEMPFPPHGERRLFPGVVAATAAVVRWRCEQLGVWRERTQAAPTPVLDAMFSREEPLTGPSGTLAWAVDIDNPATGEAFTLTLKEVTLPAPEGGSVTRPCAVGFSGNYPRALDGLARILSLDMRVVDPAWIGMKLRKLLNYAEPLGQFMAFVPGLPHGERRQQTWPSTVAYLARLIIHRYAMLGVLDEQGYPLREMGVLESPGEHAEGEEPAAMAGRPCPECGNPTVIKKDGCDFCTACGYVGQCG, encoded by the coding sequence ATGAGCGACACAACGCACCCGACACCGGCCCTCCAGGCCCTGGCCCCGCAAAGCATCAGCGAGGAAGTGCTGCTGGAAAAGTACGCCAAGGGCGATGAGCAAAGCATCCTGCAGGTGAACCAGCGCGTAGCGCACGCCCTGGCCCAGGTGGAGGCGCCCGAACAACGCCAGCACTGGGAGGGGCGCTTCCTGCACGCGCTGCAGCAGGGCTTTCTGCCGGCCGGGCGCATCCAGTCCGCCGCGGGCACCGACCTGACGGCCACGCTGATCAACTGCTTCGTGCAGCCGGTGGGCGACTCGATCTCGCACGACGACGAGGGCCACCCCGGCATCTACGTGGCGCTGATGGAGGCGGCCGAGACCATGCGCCGCGGCGGCGGCGTGGGCTACGACTTCTCGCGCATCCGCCCGCGCGGCGCCTGGGTGGGCAGCACGCAGAGCAGCGCTTCGGGCCCGGTGAGTTACATGCGCGTGTACGACCGCTCCTGCGAGACGGTGGAATCCGCCGGCAGCCGGCGCGGCGCGCAGATGGGCGTGCTGCGCTGCGACCACCCGGACATCGAGGAGTTCATCCACGCCAAGGACAGCGGCGACCTGAAGAACTTCAACATCTCGGTGGGCGTGACGGATGCCTTCATGCAGGCCGTGGTGAACGACGGTGAGTTCGAACTGGTGCACCGCGCCGAGGCCGGCATGGCACAGAAAGAGGCCGGCGCCTACTTCGAGCGCGAACGCAGCCTGTGGATCTACCGCAAGATCCGCGCGCGCGATCTGTGGGAACAGGTGATGCGCTCCACCTACGACCACGCCGAACCCGGCGTGCTTTTCGTCGACACCATCAACCGCGACAACAACCTCTCGTACTGCGAGAGCATCGCCAGCACCAACCCGTGCGTGACGGACGACACCTGGGTGATGACGTCGCAAGGTGCGCGGCAGGTGCGCGAACTGATAGGCACGCCCTTCGATGCCATCGTGGACGGCAAGCCCTATCGGTCCGAGTCCGCCGGTTTTTTTGCAACCGGCACCAAGCCCGTTTTGCAACTGCGCACGAGCGAGGGCCACACGCTGCGCCTGACAGCAGATCACCCGGTGCGCAAGGTGACCCAGCGCACCCGCTACCAGACGCACAGCGACTGGTGCAAGGCAGGCGAACTCAGGCCTGGCGATGAAATCGTCCTTAACAACCACCGTTCGCTCGAAGGCTGGGAAGGCCATGGCACCCGTCAGGAAGGCTATCTGCTGGGCCTGCTGATTGGTGACGGCCGCCTGGGTGCGACCAAGGCGGTGCTCTCGGTCTGGGCGCCGGAGCTCAAGGTCGTGGGCAGCGACACCCGCGTGGAGAACCACAGCGCCAGCGGCATCATGGCCGCCGCCGCCCAGGCGATCAGCACGCTACCGCACCGTGCCGACTTCCGCGGCTGGCAGCGCCCAATCGAGAGCCGGGGCGAATGCCGCATGGCCTCTGCCGCGCTGCGCGACCTGGCCTTTGCCATGGGCGCCACGCCCGGGCACAAGACCATCACGCCGCAGATGGAAACCGGCTCATCCGAATTCTGCGCCGCCTTGTTGCGCGGCCTCTTCGATGCCGACGGCTCTGTGCAAGGCACGCAAGACAAAGGCGTGAGCGTGCGCCTGTCGCAATCCGACCTGCCCCTGCTCGAAACAGCCCAGCGCATGCTGTTGCGCCTGGGCATCAACAGCACGCTCTACCGTGAACGTCGCCCGGCCGGCATCACGCTCATGCCCGACGGCAAGAGCGGCCAGCGTGAGTACCCGCAACAGGCCTCGCATGAACTCGTCATCAGCGGAGACAACCTGACCGTCTATGCCGAACGTATCGGCTTTGCCGATACGGCCAAGTCCGAGAGGCTGTCCACGCTGCTGGGCAGCTACAAACGGCAACTGAACCGTGAACGGTTTGTCGCCACCGTCGAGTCCCTGGAGAACGACGGCACTGAGCCCGTCTTTGACGTCACAATCGCCGACCTGCACGCCTTCGACGCCAATGGCCTGTACGTCCACAACTGCGCCGAGCAACCCCTGCCCCCCTACGGTTGCTGCTGCCTCGGTTCAATTGACTTGACGCGCTTCGTGCGCGACCCCTTCGACGACAAGGTCCACTTCGACTTCACCGGCTTTGCGGACCTGTGCCGTACCGCCACGCGCATGCTGGACAACGTGCTCGACGTGACCGTCTGGCCGCTACCGCAGCAGGAGCAGGAGATGCGCAACAAGCGCCGCGTGGGCCTGGGCTTTACCGGCCTGGGTGATGCGCTGGTGATGCTGGGCCTGCGCTACGACAGCCAGCCCGCGCGCGAGATGGCGCGCCGAATCTCGGAGACCATGCGCGATGCGGCCTACGACGCCTCCAGCGAACTGGCGCGCGAGCGCGGTGCCTTCCCGCTGTTCAATGCCGACCTGTACCTGAGCAGCCCGCGCTTTGCCTCGCGCCTGCCCACCGCACTGAAGGACAAGATCCGCAAGCAGGGCCTGCGCAATTCGCACCTGCTATCCATCGCCCCCACCGGCACCATCAGCCTGGCCTTTGCCGACAACGCCAGCAACGGCATCGAGCCAGCCTTCAGCTGGCACTACACGCGCAAGAAGCGCATGCCCGACGGCAGCCTGAAGGAATACGCGGTGGAGGACCACGCCTGGCGCCTGTACCGCCACCTCAAGGGCGAGGCCGCGCCGCTCAGCCCCGCCTTCGTCACCGCGCTGGAGATGAGCGCGCAGGACCACGCAGCCATGGTGGCCGCGGTGGCACCCTGCATCGACACCGCCATCTCCAAGACCGTCAACGTGCCGGCCGACTACCCCTATGCCGATTTCCAGGACCTCTACCTGCAGGCCTGGAAAGCCGGGCTCAAGGGTCTGGCCACCTACCGGCCCAACAGCGTTCTGGGCTCGGTGCTCAGCGTGACACCCACGGCCGCACCGCTGCAGCTGGACGATGCCAACCGGCGCCTGGCACTGGAGCGCCTGCCCGCGCCCGTGCTGTCTTCGCTGCGCTGGCCGGGCCGGCCCGAGCTGCCCGGCGGCAACCTGGCCTGGAGCTTCATGGTGCACCACCCCTATGGCGAGTTCGCACTCTTCGTGGGTGAACTGCCGGGCGAGGAAGGCGGACCGCCCCAGCCCTTCGAGGTCTGGGTCAACGGCGCCGAGCAGCCGCGCGGCCTGGGCGCGCTGGCCAAGACCCTGTCCATGGACCTGCGCGCCAACGACCCGGCCTGGCTGCGCCTCAAGCTCGACGCGCTGGCCACGGTGGCGGAAGAGCGCTCCTTCGAAATGCCTTTCCCCCCGCACGGCGAGCGTCGCCTCTTCCCCGGCGTGGTGGCCGCCACGGCCGCCGTGGTCCGCTGGCGCTGCGAGCAGCTGGGCGTGTGGCGCGAACGCACGCAGGCCGCGCCCACGCCGGTGCTGGACGCCATGTTCAGCCGCGAGGAGCCGCTGACCGGCCCCTCGGGCACGCTGGCCTGGGCGGTGGACATCGACAACCCGGCCACGGGCGAGGCCTTCACGCTCACGCTCAAGGAGGTCACCCTGCCCGCGCCCGAAGGCGGCAGCGTCACGCGGCCCTGCGCCGTGGGCTTCTCGGGCAACTACCCGCGCGCGCTCGACGGACTGGCACGCATCCTCTCGCTGGACATGCGCGTGGTGGACCCGGCCTGGATCGGCATGAAGCTGCGCAAGCTGCTGAACTACGCCGAGCCCCTGGGCCAGTTCATGGCCTTCGTGCCCGGCCTGCCGCACGGCGAACGCCGCCAGCAGACCTGGCCCTCCACCGTGGCCTACCTGGCACGCCTCATCATCCACCGCTACGCCATGCTGGGCGTGCTGGACGAGCAGGGTTACCCGCTGCGCGAGATGGGCGTGCTGGAGAGCCCGGGCGAACACGCCGAAGGCGAGGAACCCGCCGCCATGGCCGGGCGCCCCTGCCCCGAGTGCGGCAACCCCACCGTCATCAAGAAGGACGGCTGCGACTTCTGCACCGCCTGCGGCTACGTGGGGCAGTGCGGCTGA
- a CDS encoding ribonucleotide reductase subunit alpha yields the protein MTIATFDDLLAAARQQREPQRLLFVFATAELPADSTPEQAARFEAGQGGALAPLMCVDKTPQELVSFAALAEEAQQFGQTWALVFVAAMADGQDAEAPLQRMVEDVKRGSIGNYLPFNTRGEPVRLG from the coding sequence ATGACCATTGCCACTTTTGATGACCTGCTGGCCGCCGCGCGCCAGCAACGCGAGCCGCAGCGCCTGCTCTTCGTTTTTGCCACCGCCGAGCTGCCGGCCGACAGCACACCCGAACAGGCCGCGCGTTTTGAGGCGGGTCAAGGCGGCGCGCTGGCGCCGCTGATGTGCGTGGACAAGACACCGCAGGAACTCGTATCTTTTGCGGCACTGGCCGAGGAGGCGCAGCAGTTCGGCCAGACCTGGGCCCTGGTGTTCGTGGCGGCCATGGCCGATGGCCAGGACGCCGAGGCCCCTCTGCAGCGCATGGTGGAAGACGTCAAGCGCGGGTCTATCGGCAACTACCTGCCGTTCAATACGCGGGGCGAGCCGGTGCGGCTGGGGTGA
- a CDS encoding ankyrin repeat domain-containing protein: MSAGDWKQLYAAAQSGDLLLVRYHISAGVNPNYQHPEVLCTPLVASLIQGHDDVALYLLEQGADPQLRSEFDDLTPLQAARQYGRVALLPRLLALGARETRQPFWRRWLPV; this comes from the coding sequence ATGTCAGCCGGAGACTGGAAACAGCTGTACGCCGCCGCGCAGTCGGGGGATCTGCTACTGGTGCGGTATCACATCAGCGCGGGCGTGAACCCCAATTACCAGCACCCTGAAGTCCTGTGCACGCCGCTGGTGGCCAGCCTGATCCAGGGCCACGACGACGTTGCGCTGTACCTGCTGGAGCAGGGGGCCGATCCGCAGCTGCGCTCCGAGTTCGATGACCTCACCCCGCTGCAGGCGGCCCGCCAGTACGGGCGCGTAGCGCTGCTGCCCAGGCTGCTGGCGCTGGGCGCGCGGGAGACGCGCCAGCCCTTCTGGCGGCGCTGGCTGCCGGTCTGA
- a CDS encoding SRPBCC family protein, translating to MSTNTVRLHRVLRAPPERVYRAFLDPDAMAKWLPPHGFTGRVHEIDARVGGRYRMSFTNLGNGQRHSFGGEYLELVPNERIVNTDRFDDPGWPGEMRTTVTLRAVPSGTELTAVQEGIPAAIPVDGCYVGWGQSLELLALLVEAEIPDEGNPDDTP from the coding sequence ATGAGTACCAACACCGTCCGCCTGCACCGCGTGCTGCGCGCCCCGCCGGAGCGCGTCTATCGCGCCTTCCTGGACCCCGACGCCATGGCCAAGTGGCTGCCGCCGCACGGCTTCACCGGGCGGGTGCACGAGATCGACGCGCGGGTGGGCGGGCGTTACCGCATGTCCTTCACCAACCTCGGCAATGGCCAGCGGCACAGCTTTGGCGGCGAGTATCTGGAGCTGGTGCCGAACGAGCGCATCGTCAACACCGACCGTTTCGATGACCCGGGCTGGCCCGGCGAGATGCGCACCACGGTGACGCTGCGCGCCGTGCCCAGCGGCACCGAGCTCACCGCCGTGCAGGAGGGCATCCCGGCGGCCATCCCGGTGGACGGCTGCTACGTGGGCTGGGGCCAGTCGCTGGAGTTGCTGGCGCTGCTGGTCGAAGCCGAGATCCCTGACGAAGGAAACCCTGATGACACCCCATGA
- a CDS encoding PaaI family thioesterase, whose protein sequence is MTPHDFNQRAAAMLPGHLGIVITRAEPGEVHAEMRVRHELMAPNGFLHAGSIVTLADTSAGCGALASLPEGANGFTTIELKSNHLGTVRDGVVQSVAKAVHLGRTTQVWDATVTHRESGKTLALFRCTQMVLYPKAGA, encoded by the coding sequence ATGACACCCCATGATTTCAACCAGCGTGCCGCGGCCATGCTGCCCGGCCACCTGGGCATCGTCATCACCCGCGCGGAGCCGGGCGAGGTGCACGCGGAGATGCGGGTGCGCCATGAGCTGATGGCGCCCAACGGTTTCCTGCATGCCGGCAGCATCGTGACGCTGGCCGACACCAGCGCGGGCTGCGGCGCCCTGGCCAGCCTGCCCGAAGGGGCCAACGGCTTCACCACCATCGAGCTCAAGTCCAACCACCTGGGCACGGTGCGCGACGGGGTGGTGCAAAGCGTGGCCAAGGCCGTGCACCTGGGCCGCACCACGCAGGTGTGGGATGCCACGGTGACGCACCGCGAGAGCGGCAAGACGCTGGCACTGTTCCGCTGCACGCAGATGGTGCTGTACCCCAAGGCAGGCGCCTGA
- a CDS encoding YqjK family protein: MHRRQHQVLMERQQQLLLRGAELRLTLKRQARALQSPLVLVDQVRSSLHWLRQHPVWPLAALGLLVFKRPRRILRWLPRLLGGWQLYRQLRDWLGDNAARKP; the protein is encoded by the coding sequence ATGCATCGGCGTCAACACCAGGTACTGATGGAGCGGCAACAGCAACTGCTGCTGCGCGGCGCCGAGCTGCGCCTCACGCTGAAACGGCAAGCCCGGGCCCTGCAATCACCACTCGTGCTGGTCGACCAGGTGCGCAGCAGCCTGCACTGGTTGCGCCAGCACCCGGTCTGGCCCCTGGCCGCCCTGGGCTTGCTGGTGTTCAAGCGCCCGCGCCGCATCCTGCGCTGGCTGCCCCGCCTGCTGGGCGGCTGGCAGCTGTACCGGCAGTTGCGCGACTGGCTGGGCGACAACGCGGCCCGCAAGCCCTAG
- a CDS encoding phage holin family protein, which translates to MSEPAKSPGLLASLRQLMATVLETAQLRLALLSNEIEQEKLRLFDGLLWAGLALLLLGLGALLLCAFIVVLFWDSHRLLALGTLALLFLGAGSLLLARARTRLQSQGGLFQSSATELGRDRAGLDTGE; encoded by the coding sequence ATGAGCGAACCCGCCAAAAGCCCGGGGCTGCTGGCCTCCCTGCGCCAATTGATGGCCACGGTGCTGGAGACCGCGCAGCTGCGGCTGGCCCTGCTCAGCAACGAGATCGAGCAGGAGAAACTGCGCCTGTTCGACGGCCTGCTCTGGGCCGGACTGGCCCTGCTGCTGCTGGGCCTGGGCGCCTTGCTGCTCTGCGCTTTCATCGTGGTGCTGTTCTGGGACAGCCACCGCCTGCTGGCCCTGGGCACGCTCGCGCTGCTCTTCCTGGGCGCCGGCAGCTTGTTGCTGGCCAGGGCCCGGACCCGGCTGCAAAGTCAGGGCGGTTTGTTCCAGAGCAGCGCGACAGAACTCGGCCGCGACCGGGCCGGGCTCGATACGGGCGAATAA
- a CDS encoding YqjD family protein produces the protein MPEATTAQRDKLLDDLRLVISDAEELLRMTAHQVGDDTAELRSRIQSRLQEAGVELAGLQDAATAQVKAAGHAADEFVHEHPWKSIGIAAAIGLVVGLLVARR, from the coding sequence ATGCCGGAAGCCACCACAGCACAGCGGGACAAACTGCTGGACGACCTCCGCCTGGTCATCAGCGACGCCGAGGAGCTGCTGCGCATGACAGCCCACCAGGTCGGCGATGACACGGCCGAACTCCGCAGCCGCATCCAGAGCCGCCTGCAGGAGGCCGGCGTCGAGCTGGCCGGACTGCAGGACGCCGCCACCGCCCAGGTCAAGGCCGCGGGCCACGCCGCCGACGAGTTCGTGCACGAGCACCCCTGGAAGTCCATCGGCATCGCCGCCGCCATCGGGCTGGTCGTCGGCCTGCTGGTCGCGCGCCGCTGA
- a CDS encoding rhodanese-like domain-containing protein, with protein MNTEASLSDEERATLEVTLLTALELCRLGLGTLVDIRQTFEIEMKGAIPGTMHIPLFEVKRMLGHALSEDEQDILDAGKPKDMDVMSFFTMINQLHHGRDHLLLCICNSGRRSLAAASLLRQMGYGKALSVAGGFQAWKKLQQPAAAAPGTLPAQG; from the coding sequence ATGAACACCGAAGCCTCCCTCTCTGACGAAGAGCGCGCCACGCTCGAAGTGACCCTGCTCACCGCGCTGGAACTGTGCCGCCTGGGGCTGGGCACGCTGGTGGACATCCGCCAGACCTTCGAGATCGAGATGAAGGGCGCGATTCCCGGCACCATGCATATCCCCCTGTTCGAGGTCAAGCGCATGCTGGGCCACGCCTTGAGCGAGGACGAGCAGGACATCCTGGATGCGGGCAAACCCAAGGACATGGATGTGATGAGCTTCTTCACCATGATCAACCAGTTGCACCATGGGCGCGATCACCTGCTGCTGTGCATCTGCAACAGCGGCCGGCGCAGCCTGGCGGCGGCCAGCCTGCTGCGCCAGATGGGCTATGGCAAGGCGCTGTCCGTGGCGGGGGGCTTCCAGGCCTGGAAGAAGCTGCAGCAGCCTGCCGCTGCGGCACCCGGCACGCTGCCAGCGCAGGGCTGA
- a CDS encoding zf-TFIIB domain-containing protein — MLCPACKTVSLVMSERQGIEIDYCPQCRGVWLDRGELDKIIDRSLDGAVVQQVQPAAVARPVPPLHHAHGHQDGYYSKKRKREGFLSDIFDFD; from the coding sequence ATGTTGTGCCCAGCCTGTAAAACCGTCAGCCTGGTGATGTCCGAGCGCCAGGGCATCGAGATCGACTACTGCCCGCAGTGCCGCGGCGTCTGGCTCGACCGCGGTGAGCTCGACAAGATCATCGACCGCTCGCTCGATGGCGCCGTGGTCCAGCAGGTCCAGCCGGCCGCGGTGGCGCGCCCCGTGCCGCCGCTCCACCATGCCCATGGCCACCAGGACGGCTACTACAGCAAGAAGCGCAAGCGCGAAGGTTTCCTGTCCGACATTTTCGATTTCGACTGA